In Glycine max cultivar Williams 82 chromosome 7, Glycine_max_v4.0, whole genome shotgun sequence, a single window of DNA contains:
- the LOC100778734 gene encoding uncharacterized protein, translating to MSEQVSLKLMENKESDNVIFAEAGQDFVGVATMPGQVSLKLVVNKETNKVVFAEAGKDFVDVLLSFLTFPLGTIARLVQKDSDVGPVQVGCLSSLYESVANLEKECLWTEACKEMLLQPRNSSEDYCRSLKLNIDDTEPTKHFMCTSNLDCAYSQLSTYPNGRCACGFAMTTLVFVDDKVYKGFVNGGATFIVTDDLVVLPNTMDTGLSFFQSCGVKCLSSVQTITLTVTKKKVLDLLKCSLLSKSTLTDLFLVKKPFLENSSFSPAVVENSSTIQIKIKLVMRKSDGKILFAEGEEDFADFLLSFLTLPLGGVVRMLGGYSSMGSVDGLYKSIADLNENKYLISEKVKNRLVDPGLAPQFQTKIANQMLPICEQISEYYYCYPFDHYTEFIFRNQFYKTDYYEYENYEKFERYTRLVLVDPKSSEGSIEGNGYAKGPAMFMATDDLVVAPMSPISGLSLLSRLNIPLSDLKEKVVVIGIKEGFNILKASLISRSALTNGLSHLLTDVKEEQ from the exons ATGTCCGAGCAAGTTTCGTTGAAACTCATGGAAAATAAAGAGAGCGACAATGTTATATTTGCAGAGGCAGGACAAGACTTTGTGGGTGTTGCTACCATGCCTGGGCAAGTTTCGTTGAAACTTGTAGTAAACAAAGAAACCAATAAGGTGGTATTTGCAGAGGCAGGTAAGGACTTTGTGGATGTTCTCTTGAGCTTCTTAACATTCCCTTTAGGAACCATCGCCAGGCTTGTGCAAAAGGACTCAGATGTCGGTCCAGTTCAAGTTGGTTGTCTAAGCTCACTCTATGAAAGTGTGGCAAATCTTGAAAAAGAGTGTCTCTGGACAGAGGCATGCAAGGAAATGCTATTGCAGCCAAGGAACTCTTCAGAAGATTATTGCAGGAGTCTCAAACTTAACATTGATGACACTGAGCCCACAAAGCACTTCATGTGTACGAGCAATCTTGATTGCGCATATAGCCAATTGAGCACTTACCCAAATGGAAGATGTGCCTGTGGGTTTGCTATGACCACTTTAGTTTTTGTTGATGACAAAGTCTACAAAGGATTTGTAAATGGTGGTGCCACTTTTATCGTTACAGATGATCTGGTTGTCCTTCCAAACACAATGGATACAGGTCTTAGTTTCTTTCAGAGTTGCGGAGTAAAATGTTTGAGTTCAGTACAGACAATTACATTAACTGTCACCAAGAAAAAG GTATTGGATCTGCTCAAGTGTTCTTTATTGTCCAAGTCAACTTTGACAGATTTGTTCTTGGTAAAGAAACCATTTCTCGAGAACTCAAGTTTTTCTCCTGCTGTTGTTGAAAACAGTAGTACTATCCAAATCAAAATAAAGCTAGTTATGAGAAAATCAGATGGGAAGATATTGTTTgctgaaggagaagaagatttTGCTGACTTTCTTTTGAGTTTTCTCACTTTACCTCTGGGGGGAGTGGTGCGTATGTTAGGAGGATATTCTTCAATGGGCAGTGTTGATGGGTTGTACAAGAGCATAGCTGatttaaatgaaaacaaatatttgatatCAGAGAAAGTGAAGAATAGGCTTGTTGATCCTGGCCTTGCCCCGCAGTTCCAAACAAAAATAGCCAACCAGATGTTACCGATTTGTGAACAAATTTCAgagtattattattgttatccgTTTGATCATTATACAGAATTTATTTTTCGCAATCAATTCTATAAAACTGATTATTATGAATATGAGAATTATGAGAAGTTTGAACGTTATACACGGTTGGTGTTAGTAGATCCTAAGTCATCTGAAGGAAGCATTGAAGGTAATGGCTATGCCAAGGGACCAGCAATGTTTATGGCTACTGATGACTTGGTTGTCGCACCTATGTCTCCAATTTCGGGTTTATCTTTACTCAGCCGTTTAAATATACCTCTTAGTGACTTGAAGGAAAAAGTTGTTGTCATTGGCATTAAGGAG GGTTTTAACATATTGAAAGCATCTTTAATCTCAAGATCAGCTCTAACAAATGGTCTCAGCCACTTGCTTACTGATGTTAAGGAGGAGCAATAA
- the LOC100778193 gene encoding acetyl-CoA carboxylase 1, whose amino-acid sequence MKMCMPLLSPASGIIHFKMSEGQAMQAGELIARLHLDDPSTVRKAEPFTGSFPVLGPPTAISGKVHQKCAASLNAARMILSGYDHNIDEGIKSKNKLILQLMDKLGN is encoded by the exons ATGAAAATGTGCATGCCTCTTCTTTCGCCTGCATCTGGGATTATTCATTTCAAAATGTCTGAAGGTCAAGCAATGCAG GCTGGTGAACTTATAGCAAGGCTTCATCTGGATGATCCTTCAACTGTAAGAAAGGCAGAACCCTTCACTGGGAGCTTCCCAGTTCTGGGACCTCCTACTGCAATTTCTGGTAAAGTTCATCAGAAATGCGCTGCAAGCTTAAATGCCGCACGGATGATTCTTTCTGGGTATGACCACAATATTGATGAA gGAATCAAGAGTAAAAATAAGTTGATCTTGCAACTGATGGATAAATTG GGGAACTAG